The genomic interval ACACCCAGCGGTCGGCGACCGCGTCCACGTCCTCCAGCGTCCCGGCTTCGACGGTGGTCATTCAGTTCCGCAGGGCTTCGACGGCGGCGAGTTCCTCGCCGGTGAGCATGTTGAGCGCCGCGCCGCCACCGGTACTGACGTGGTCGAAGCCCTCGATTCCGAACCGCCGGATGGCGGCGGCGGTGTCGCCGCCGCCGACCACGCTGTACTCGGCCTCGGTCGCGGTCTCGAACAGGTCGCGAGTGCCAGCGGCGAACGTCTCGTCCTCGAAGACGCCCGCGGGACCGTTGAGGATAGCGGTCCCGGGTCCTCGGAGACGGTCGCCGTACGCGGCGACCGTCTCCGAGCCGATGTCCATGACCGCCTCGCCGTCCTCGGGGGGCAGGTCGGAGACCGCGAGTTCGCACCGTTCGCCGTCGCGCTCGACCGCCACGTCCTTCGGGACCTCGATTCGGTCGCCGTACTCCGCGAGCATGTCGGCCGCGCGGTCGATCTCGTCCCAGTAGCCCTGGTCGTAGACGAAGTCGGCGCTGGCGTCGCCGAGGTCGATGCCCTCGGCCAGCAGGAACACGTTGGCGACGACGCCGGTCGTCAGCACGCTGTCGGCGAGGCCGCGTTCGAGGACGCTCTCGGCGACCGCCATCGAGTCGGGGACCTTCGCGCCGCCGACGACGTAGGTCCGAGGTTCGGGCGTGGCCTCGATGTCGCCGAGAACGTCGAGTTCGCGCTCCATCACTCTGCCCGCGTACCCCGACAGGCGGGTCGGGAAGCCCACGAGCGAGGGTTGCGAGCGGTGGGCGGCCGCGAACGCGTCGTTGACGTAGGCGTCGAGGACGCCCCCGAGCTTCTCGACCAGTTCGGTCCGGGCGGCCCGTTCGGGCGGAAACTCCATGTACTCCTCGCTGTAGAAGCGGGTGTTCTCCAGCACGACCGCCTCTCCGTCGTCGAGGTTCTCGACGGCGCGGCGGGCGTCCGACGAGAAGGTCGCGTCGGCGTACCCGGCCGGGGCGTCGAGGAGTTCGTCGAGGCGCTCGGCGTGCGGTCGGAGGTCCCTGAACTCGTCGCCGCCCGGTCGCCCCTGATGGGCGAGGACGGCGACTCGGCCGCCCCGTTCGAGCAGTTCCGAGAGGGTGTCGACGTGGGCGC from Halorussus salilacus carries:
- a CDS encoding phosphoglycerate kinase — encoded protein: MAIQTLDDLAVQGTTLGVRIDINSPLDDDGSLADDARLRAHVDTLSELLERGGRVAVLAHQGRPGGDEFRDLRPHAERLDELLDAPAGYADATFSSDARRAVENLDDGEAVVLENTRFYSEEYMEFPPERAARTELVEKLGGVLDAYVNDAFAAAHRSQPSLVGFPTRLSGYAGRVMERELDVLGDIEATPEPRTYVVGGAKVPDSMAVAESVLERGLADSVLTTGVVANVFLLAEGIDLGDASADFVYDQGYWDEIDRAADMLAEYGDRIEVPKDVAVERDGERCELAVSDLPPEDGEAVMDIGSETVAAYGDRLRGPGTAILNGPAGVFEDETFAAGTRDLFETATEAEYSVVGGGDTAAAIRRFGIEGFDHVSTGGGAALNMLTGEELAAVEALRN